Proteins encoded by one window of Diachasmimorpha longicaudata isolate KC_UGA_2023 chromosome 20, iyDiaLong2, whole genome shotgun sequence:
- the LOC135171426 gene encoding uncharacterized protein LOC135171426 gives MNIGLLTIVMGLALAGSPETPGVEITRLEGGNGILTTKYANLRIYHTVWNMITHIDITKFLEKKQILTRHWLGMKGICTQLRGNCNFEDQLDQVINRLDILDGTHRHMRELLAETPERSKRAVLGFIGKISKILFGTMDEDDADYYDQYIESLQNTTRETLALLANQTHIIRSEFESIHQTIQGLTKEIKTLNATVYVAIGNILERIDTIGINGKMASLISAFDAELSEYELDTQMLINAILFAKRGQLHPSIMSPENILDAANEVIQHNRGAEFPVPLEIPYITELLKLADLTAYFHKEKVVFVITIPILELTKYIVYRHLTLPTKINNTSTSLVAFITPSYPYTAISEEANTYLKLDSEEINHCKTGMIGLICKTARPLYEVNGNKDCEVQMSSNPRFSSSEICDVRVKSMDRTYWARIGNSNTWVFSVVTEDEIRVKCTRREPATIIITGTGTVTLAPDCEIRSRSVTLTPFQELTSKFDLKFVDRAVFDIPTLLNKTIRGLGPNNLTEILGDIGLLQTVQVGQNDEDSVTRDSLGLQVIIDKARALSRQGDTNRRLRRVEHGLGYAGISLGILGVIAAACWKFSLWSKVATLCGGVTFCSGTRNRENEPHQPRTRTPSPQAPPRRSRTRKTNQEVHLPMKTLARGVRPGPTATITEIVELDEHLEPVEPSRPVETAAPLTTQLALIPQNRVTHTQQYQALPMIIGPPERTGAQGWQIVSPYWNGETSYSRPPLQHDLGGW, from the exons ATGAATATCGGACTACTGACAATCGTCATGGGACTCGC GCTCGCAGGGAGCCCGGAAACTCCAGGCGTGGAGATCACACGATTAGAGGGAGGAAACGGAATCCTAACCACTAAATATGCGAACCTGCGAATCTATCACACGGTGTGGAATATGATTACACATATCGACATAACAAaattcctagagaaaaaacaaatcctcACACGACACTGGTTGGGAATGAAAGGGATCTGTACCCAACTACGAGGCAATTGTAATTTTGAAGACCAATTAGACCAGGTAATTAATCGGCTCGATATATTAGACGGTACTCATCGACACATGAGAGAATTGTTAGCAGAAACACCGGAGAGATCGAAACGAGCGGTCCTCGGATTTATCGGGAAAATAAGCAAGATTCTTTTCGGGACAATGGACGAAGATGACGCGGACTATTACGACCAATACATAGAATCCCTACAGAACACAACTAGGGAAACCCTAGCCCTTCTGGCGAATCAAACGCACATTATTCGATCCGAATTCGAATCAATCCACCAAACTATTCAAGGTCTAACTAAAGAAATTAAGACCTTGAACGCGACAGTCTACGTAGCCATCGGAAACATCCTCGAACGTATCGACACTATAGGGATTAATGGGAAAATGGCGAGCCTTATATCAGCCTTCGATGCGGAACTGAGCGAATATGAGCTCGACACCCAAATGCTGATTAACGCCATCCTATTCGCGAAAAGAGGACAATTGCACCCGTCAATTATGTCGCCAGAAAATATCCTGGACGCGGCTAACGAAGTAATTCAACATAATCGGGGGGCGGAGTTCCCGGTCCCCCTAGAAATCCCATATATCACCGAATTATTAAAACTCGCGGATCTGACGGCCTATTTTCATAAGGAAAAGGTCGTATTCGTCATCACGATACCGATACTTGAGCTAACAAAATATATCGTGTATAGACACTTGACATTGCcgacaaaaattaacaatacCTCAACGTCTCTAGTGGCCTTTATAACGCCAAGTTATCCCTACACCGCTATTTCGGAGGAAGCCAATACGTATCTCAAGCTTGACAGTGAAGAGATCAACCACTGTAAAACGGGAATGATCGGCCTTATATGCAAGACCGCACGACCCCTATACGAGGTCAATGGGAACAAGGATTGTGAGGTACAAATGAGCTCCAATCCCCGTTTTTCGAGCTCCGAAATATGCGATGTACGGGTAAAATCAATGGACCGAACATATTGGGCCCGAATAGGAAATTCCAACACATGGGTTTTTTCCGTCGTCACGGAAGACGAAATACGGGTAAAATGCACAAGACGCGAACCCGCCACGATCATCATTACGGGAACCGGAACAGTCACCCTAGCGCCGGACTGCGAGATTCGATCGCGATCCGTCACCCTCACCCCATTCCAAGAACTGACGTCGAAGTTCGACCTAAAATTCGTGGACCGAGCCGTCTTCGACATACCGACCCTACTAAACAAGACAATACGCGGACTCGGACCGAACAATTTGACGGAAATCTTAGGCGATATAGGCCTACTACAAACGGTACAGGTTGGACAGAACGACGAGGACAGCGTCACAAGGGACAGTCTCGGGCTGCAAGTCATTATCGATAAAGCCCGAGCGCTGTCCAGACAAGGGGATACAAACAGAAGACTGAGGAGGGTTGAACACGGGTTAGGATACGCGGGGATTTCGCTAGGAATTCTTGGGGTGATTGCCGCGGCATGTTGGAAATtctccctatggtcgaaggtcGCGACGCTATGTGGGGGAGTTACGTTTTGTTCAGGTACTCGAAACAGGGAGAACGAGCCCCACCAACCGAGAACCAGGACCCCATCGCCGCAGGCGCCACCACGACGATCACGCACGAGAAAAACAAACCAAGAAGTACATCTTCCGATGAAGACGCTCGCTCGAGGAGTACGACCGGGGCCTACAGCCACCATCACGGAGATTGTGGAGCTGGACGAACACTTGGAGCCTGTCGAACCAAGTCGCCCAGTCGAGACAGCCGCCCCCCTCACCACTCAGCTTGCGCTGATTCCCCAAAATCGAGTCACGCACACCCAACAATATCAGGCCCTTCCGATGATCATCGGGCCGCCGGAACGAACAGGAGCCCAGGGCTGGCAGATCGTCAGCCCATACTGGAACGGGGAGACGTCTTACTCCAGACCACCCCTCCAACACGACCTGGGAGGATGGTAA
- the LOC135171565 gene encoding piggyBac transposable element-derived protein 4-like encodes MEVAQPILKKGYTLYMDNFYSSPHLFLTLLKNDTNAIGTVRKNRKNMPKVFSSMKLKKGEVKTLSSHGLLALKWRDKKDVHILSTKHSNADLINTGKRRKNKVGDSENIIKPASVLEYNKGMGGVDKQDQLLACFPVMRKCVKGYKKMFFYLIDMAFYNAHVLYSKINCTTKAGITSFRLAIAEELLAQLSLPNYKRRGRPSSSDTPFRLAAKNWAHFPENIPSTKSKQHPGKRCRVCYKHNIRKETTWQCKQCKVALHLPTSFEKYHTLHNY; translated from the coding sequence ATGGAAGTGGCACAGcctattttaaaaaaaggtTACACGTTGTatatggataatttttattcatcaccaCATTTATTTCTGACCTTACTAAAAAATGATACGAATGCTATTGGAACTGTTCGGAAAAACAGGAAGAATATGCCAAAGGTGTTTTCTTcaatgaagttgaaaaaaggaGAAGTCAAAACTTTATCCAGTCACGGTTTATTGGCTTTGAAATGGAGAGATAAAAAAGACGTTCACATACTTAGCACGAAACATTCAAATGCTGATTTGATAAACACAggcaaaaggagaaaaaataaagttgGCGATAgcgaaaatattataaaaccGGCATCTGTGCTTGAGTATAATAAAGGTATGGGAGGCGTTGATAAACAAGACCAATTGCTAGCGTGCTTCCCAGTTATGAGAAAATGTGTAAAGGGTTataagaaaatgtttttttatctaaTAGATATGGCCTTTTATAATGCTCATGTTTTATATTCTAAAATCAACTGCACAACCAAGGCAGGCATTACTTCCTTTCGTTTAGCTATTGCCGAAGAATTGCTGGCGCAATTGTCATTGCCAAATTATAAACGTCGTGGACGTCCGTCAAGTAGCGATACGCCATTTCGTTTGGCAGCGAAAAATTGGGCGCACTTTCCTGAGAACATTCCGTCAACTAAGTCCAAGCAACACCCTGGAAAAAGGTGCCGTGTTTGTTATAAGCATAATATTAGGAAAGAGACTACGTGGCAGTGCAAACAATGCAAAGTAGCACTGCATTTACCTActtcctttgaaaaatatcacacTCTGCATAATTATTAG
- the LOC135171431 gene encoding uncharacterized protein LOC135171431, whose product MYDFQKKFTPLTNYLNTSTQRFGISTTEAMETLDITLPFNRVEELNAFDEILRDSPEKKKILQSVMATRCTGSTSLKESLTATLSGLLSKKLQLEYSACGKETHGHKKLSFKDPSIYGCLEAVLIERHSISATSLISKMSRWFTGAIDRSGNGRRRTAPRPRQ is encoded by the exons ATGTatgatttccaaaaaaaattcacaccaCTTACTAATTACCTCAATACATCAACGCAAAGATTCGGTATATCTACCACAGAGGCTATGGAAACGTTGGATATCACTTTGCCCTTCAATAGAGTGGAAGAGCTCAACGCATTTGACGAAATCCTCAGAGACAGCCCCGAAAAGAAGAAAATCTTG CAATCAGTGATGGCAACGAGATGTACGGGATCAACGAGTCTGAAGGAAAGTCTCACAGCTACTCTATCCGGCCTTCTATCGAAAAAATTACAACTCGAGTATTCGGCTTGTGGAAAGGAAACTCATGGCCACAAAAAGCTTTCTTTCAAAGATCCATCCATATATGGATGTTTAGAAG CGGTTCTTATCGAGAGACATAGTATTTCAGCCACTTCGCTCATCTCAAAGATGAGTAGATGGTTCACAGGAGCTATTGATCGCTCAGGAAACGGAAGACGGCGTACAGCGCCACGTCCCAGGCAATAA
- the LOC135171433 gene encoding uncharacterized protein LOC135171433: MVLSAGDPIVRVLEDLIETVPFVGSLIRGGSRFYDFHELLLEPLPSWAPREIFEYRIALTLPAIRSGQYFGLGLVDLLNSQRDSSEMTGHPFWIPGFEVGDFDVVLPASLESFPWETVQEVTELWLTLTVENYYRVPLFSHSAPCLLFDLLYEACWDRVETILRMGITREVRRQENLRLWLSGDFCLPRLFIEGPCPVAPRMYQYGDDPLEYLRYLSGDPTLGEEIVDEYDWFAFFEHVRGDAFDRLRGV; the protein is encoded by the exons atggtgttatccgcTGGTGACCCGATTGTGCGAGTGTTGGAGGACCTTATAGAGACGGTTCCCTTCGTTGGGTCCCTGATTCGTGGTGGTTCGCGATTCTATGATTTCCACGAGTTGTTGTTAGAGCCTCTTCCCTCTTGGGCTCCACGGGAAATTTTTGAGTACCGTATAGCTCTTACTCTTCCCGCCATCCGGTCTGGCCAATATTTTGGGTTGGGGTTGGTCGATCTCCTCAATAGCCAGCGAGATTCTAGTGAGATGACGGGCCATCCTTTCTGGATTCCGGGTTTTGAGGTTGGGGATTTTGACGTAGTTCTCCCGGCATCTttg GAGTCCTTTCCCTGGGAAACCGTGCAAGAGGTCACTGAACTCTGGCTTACCCTGACGGTGGAGAATTATTATCGCGTCCCTCTGTTCTCCCATTCTGCCCCGTGTCTCCTGTTTGACCTTCTTTACGAAGCTTGTTGGGATCGTGTGGAGACTATCCTCAGGATGGGGATTACTCGTGAGGTTCGGCGACAGGAGAATCTGCGCCTGTGGCTATCGGGTGATTTTTGTCTCCCCCGTCTCTTTATTGAGGGTCCCTGTCCGGTG gctcCCCGTATGTATCAATACGGGGATGATCCTCTGGAATATCTACGATATTTGTCCGGGGATCCTACTCTCGGGGAGGAGATCGTCGACGAGTACGACTGGTTTGCCTTCTTCGAGCATGTTCGTGGGGATGCCTTT gatcgTCTTCGCGGTGTGTAA
- the LOC135171434 gene encoding uncharacterized protein LOC135171434, which translates to MNIGLLTIVMGLALAGSPETPGVEITRLEGGNGILTTKYANLRIYHTVWNMITHIDITKFLEKKQILTRHWLGMKGICTQLRGNCNFEDQLDQVINRLDILDGTHRHMRELLAETPERSKRAVLGFIGKISKILFGTMDEDDADYYDQYIESLQNTTRETLALLANQTHIIRSECESIHQTIQGLTKEIKTLNATVYVAIGNILERIDTIGINGKMASLISAFDAELSEYELDTQMLINAILFAKRG; encoded by the exons ATGAATATCGGACTACTGACAATCGTCATGGGACTCGC GCTCGCAGGGAGCCCGGAAACTCCAGGCGTGGAGATCACACGATTAGAGGGAGGAAACGGAATCCTAACCACTAAATATGCGAACCTGCGAATCTATCACACGGTGTGGAATATGATTACACATATCGACATAACAAaattcctagagaaaaaacaaatcctcACACGACACTGGTTGGGAATGAAAGGGATCTGTACCCAACTACGAGGCAATTGTAATTTTGAAGACCAATTAGACCAGGTAATTAATCGGCTCGATATATTAGACGGTACTCATCGACACATGAGAGAATTGTTAGCAGAAACACCGGAGAGATCGAAACGAGCGGTCCTCGGATTTATCGGGAAAATAAGCAAGATTCTTTTCGGGACAATGGACGAAGATGACGCGGACTATTACGACCAATACATAGAATCCCTACAGAACACAACTAGGGAAACCCTAGCCCTTCTGGCGAATCAAACGCACATTATTCGATCCGAATGCGAATCAATCCACCAAACTATTCAAGGTCTAACTAAAGAAATTAAGACCTTGAACGCGACAGTCTACGTAGCCATCGGAAACATCCTCGAACGTATCGACACTATAGGGATTAATGGGAAAATGGCGAGCCTTATATCAGCCTTCGATGCGGAACTGAGCGAATATGAGCTCGACACCCAAATGCTGATTAACGCCATCCTATTCGCGAAAAGAGGATAA